The following proteins come from a genomic window of Galactobacillus timonensis:
- a CDS encoding leucine-rich repeat protein has product MKSLEISEGVERINTRAFFYSSSFETIHIPKSISFIAKDAFIGCKATIIAPINSYAIEFAIGNNIPYIVQT; this is encoded by the coding sequence ATAAAATCCCTAGAGATATCTGAGGGGGTAGAAAGAATTAATACGCGTGCCTTTTTCTACAGTTCTTCATTTGAAACAATTCATATTCCTAAAAGCATTTCCTTTATTGCGAAAGATGCTTTCATCGGATGCAAAGCAACGATTATTGCTCCAATTAACTCATACGCAATTGAGTTCGCAATAGGAAACAACATCCCTTATATAGTGCAGACCTAA
- a CDS encoding RNA-guided endonuclease InsQ/TnpB family protein translates to MCRKAKLLSNAATFRLRQHYTAYGKEEADLQPAQLEVEEEIRRTIASTGMTAPGRQIGYAFLEKLMRVNQNPDFFGGLPMQAAQHVLKMRTGDFASWMAACRSYQKNPSLFTGRPKMPHYVRGDLTTVCFTNQDCRMNYKDGTPYLKLPMTDAVVLLGRVPSQGRMKEVKVVPFYEKFRILVTFEETVNMSLPQGTHAGAIDLGIDNIAAFVSNDGSPSILYKGGYLKSRNQWYNKQMGACRSTLMGGHDPKAYRCPTTKMMQSLGRNRALQMRDELHKISSDIVRQCRIRHIRYLVIGRNKFWKQKTGMSKQSSQNFVQIPLYSLIRMIRYKAERAGIVVIEQEESYTSKASFLDQDDIPVYGKNDANVSFSGERIKRGLYRSKNGTVINADLNGAANILRKAMPFAFAGITDFSFLQNIRVMNFKDFHDCMA, encoded by the coding sequence ATGTGCCGGAAAGCAAAGCTTCTTTCTAATGCTGCGACGTTTCGTCTGCGGCAGCACTATACGGCCTATGGCAAAGAAGAGGCTGATCTTCAACCCGCACAGCTTGAAGTAGAGGAAGAGATCCGCAGAACAATTGCCTCAACGGGAATGACGGCACCGGGAAGACAGATTGGTTATGCCTTCCTGGAAAAGCTGATGCGTGTCAACCAGAATCCCGACTTCTTTGGCGGTCTGCCTATGCAGGCGGCACAGCATGTGCTGAAAATGCGGACTGGTGACTTTGCCAGCTGGATGGCCGCATGCAGGTCTTATCAGAAGAATCCGTCTCTGTTTACTGGGAGACCGAAGATGCCGCATTATGTCAGGGGGGATCTGACAACAGTATGCTTCACAAACCAGGACTGCCGGATGAACTATAAGGATGGAACTCCGTATCTGAAGCTACCGATGACGGATGCCGTTGTTCTGCTGGGCAGAGTACCTTCGCAAGGCAGAATGAAAGAGGTTAAAGTTGTTCCGTTTTATGAGAAGTTCCGTATTTTGGTTACGTTTGAAGAAACCGTAAATATGAGTCTCCCGCAGGGTACACATGCGGGTGCTATTGATCTTGGAATCGATAATATCGCAGCTTTCGTAAGTAATGATGGTTCGCCATCGATTCTGTACAAGGGCGGTTATCTGAAATCCAGGAATCAGTGGTACAACAAGCAGATGGGAGCCTGCAGGAGCACTCTTATGGGAGGTCACGATCCGAAAGCCTATCGATGCCCGACAACAAAAATGATGCAGAGTCTTGGCAGAAACCGTGCGCTCCAGATGCGTGATGAGTTGCATAAGATCAGCTCTGACATCGTCCGGCAATGCAGGATCCGGCATATCCGGTATCTGGTGATCGGGAGAAACAAATTCTGGAAGCAGAAGACCGGCATGTCAAAGCAGTCCAGCCAAAACTTTGTACAGATTCCGCTGTACAGTCTGATCCGCATGATTCGGTATAAAGCGGAACGGGCCGGCATTGTCGTCATTGAGCAGGAGGAATCCTATACTTCCAAAGCGAGCTTTCTGGATCAGGACGATATTCCTGTATATGGGAAGAATGATGCCAATGTGTCCTTCAGCGGAGAACGTATCAAGCGAGGACTGTATCGTTCAAAAAACGGCACTGTCATCAATGCCGATCTGAACGGCGCAGCCAATATTCTAAGAAAGGCAATGCCCTTTGCCTTTGCAGGAATTACCGATTTCAGCTTCCTGCAGAATATCAGGGTCATGAATTTCAAGGATTTTCATGACTGCATGGCATAA
- a CDS encoding IS66 family transposase — MVMTSSELNELNRKLPELKKPELNCALRNVIASHLEVLAILDGHEEAEKNMTRDYQTMKELSETLKRENERLSGLLQKCTEQLQMRNNDLFGRGTEKLSEIAQEEEIAEDPLAEEAEESPKAPVITSRSAFSDHKGHGIRKKGQREKDLSGLPVRNIYQINPDQLNEQYGTSWYIFSWKKYRTVECVPSRHYVQCVYVPVISHGTCCREIEYTPYEGKPLPGSIVSSSLLADILYSRFCLYVPYYRMEKDMAAEGFRLTRGTMSVWIMTFTDQCFLPVWQYMADLLKQQDHQQADETFGRVINDGRSAGSTSYYWLHTSSEFYTGNKIICFCFELTRSTDHLREFYGDDFKGKITSDAYAAYSLYASERNGSVINTLCWMHCRREFIRAARLLNSSKLREEELETFPEFKAIXERNGSVINTLCWMHCRREFIRAARLLNSSKLREEELETFPEFKAIELIRRIYVEENKLKDLSDGERLKGRQKLVKPEVDAFFGYMHSLDSEDPAFSEHLSSAIRYALNHEEGLREFLDDPQVPLDNGFSERSVRSICQLRMNSLFSYSITGAEDNAIIESLAETAKANHANPRIYFQYLIDRMMDRNRSARITESFLKELMPWSDSYHEYEAGKKREIVDYMGTGPDKPPKVRVVDGKKKLIQPSA, encoded by the coding sequence TGAGCTGAATCGGAAACTTCCGGAACTGAAAAAGCCGGAGCTGAATTGCGCTCTCAGGAATGTCATCGCTTCTCATCTTGAAGTTCTTGCGATTCTTGACGGTCATGAAGAAGCCGAGAAAAACATGACCCGGGATTATCAGACAATGAAGGAATTGTCAGAAACCCTTAAGCGTGAGAATGAACGGCTGAGCGGCTTACTTCAGAAGTGCACGGAGCAGCTTCAGATGCGGAATAACGATCTGTTCGGTCGCGGAACAGAAAAGCTGTCAGAGATTGCACAGGAAGAAGAAATCGCAGAGGATCCGCTGGCAGAAGAAGCGGAAGAATCTCCGAAAGCACCGGTTATTACTTCAAGATCTGCGTTTTCTGATCATAAAGGTCATGGCATACGGAAGAAAGGACAGCGGGAGAAGGATCTGTCCGGTCTTCCGGTCCGAAACATTTACCAGATCAATCCTGATCAGCTGAACGAACAGTATGGAACCAGCTGGTATATCTTTTCCTGGAAGAAATACAGGACCGTTGAATGCGTTCCGAGCCGTCATTATGTTCAGTGCGTCTATGTTCCTGTCATTTCGCATGGAACGTGCTGCAGAGAGATTGAATATACCCCTTATGAAGGAAAGCCTCTTCCAGGTTCTATTGTTTCATCATCGCTGCTTGCCGATATTCTGTATTCCCGATTCTGTCTGTATGTGCCGTACTACCGGATGGAAAAAGACATGGCCGCAGAAGGTTTCCGGCTGACCAGAGGAACGATGTCAGTATGGATCATGACATTCACTGATCAGTGCTTTCTCCCGGTATGGCAGTACATGGCTGATCTTCTGAAACAGCAGGACCACCAGCAGGCAGATGAAACCTTCGGACGTGTGATCAATGACGGAAGGTCCGCAGGGTCAACAAGCTATTACTGGCTTCATACTTCCAGCGAGTTCTATACCGGCAATAAGATTATCTGTTTCTGCTTTGAGCTGACCCGCAGCACGGATCATCTCAGAGAATTCTACGGAGATGATTTCAAAGGAAAGATCACCTCTGATGCCTATGCGGCATATTCGCTTTACGCCTCCGAGAGAAATGGGTCTGTCATCAACACATTATGCTGGATGCACTGCCGCAGAGAATTCATCCGTGCAGCACGTCTTCTGAATTCATCAAAGCTCAGAGAAGAAGAACTGGAGACCTTTCCGGAATTCAAAGCGATAGNCGAGAGAAATGGGTCTGTCATCAACACATTATGCTGGATGCACTGCCGCAGAGAATTCATCCGTGCAGCACGTCTTCTGAATTCATCAAAGCTCAGAGAAGAAGAACTGGAGACCTTTCCGGAATTCAAAGCGATAGAACTGATCCGCAGAATTTATGTGGAAGAGAACAAGCTGAAGGATCTGTCAGATGGAGAAAGACTCAAAGGACGCCAGAAACTGGTTAAGCCGGAAGTCGATGCCTTCTTCGGATACATGCATTCCCTGGATTCAGAGGATCCTGCTTTCAGCGAGCATCTTTCCTCTGCAATCAGATATGCCCTGAACCACGAAGAAGGACTGCGGGAGTTTCTTGATGATCCGCAGGTACCGCTGGACAATGGTTTTTCCGAACGAAGTGTCAGAAGTATCTGCCAGCTCAGGATGAACTCTCTATTCAGCTATTCCATCACCGGAGCAGAAGATAATGCGATCATCGAATCCCTGGCAGAAACGGCAAAGGCAAACCATGCCAATCCGAGAATCTACTTTCAGTATCTGATCGATCGCATGATGGACAGAAACAGATCTGCCCGCATTACAGAATCGTTTCTGAAAGAACTGATGCCCTGGAGCGATTCCTATCATGAATATGAAGCCGGTAAGAAGCGAGAGATCGTTGATTACATGGGAACCGGTCCAGACAAGCCTCCGAAGGTCCGGGTTGTGGATGGAAAGAAGAAATTGATACAGCCATCTGCGTAA